The region ACTCCCCGAAGACCACGCTGTTGTTGTAGTACTCCGGGAACTTCGTCTCCGAGGTGTTCGCCGAGTCGTACTTGTAGATCGGTCCGCCGTGCGGACCGACGCCACCGGTGCCGATGACCGGCCACTGGAAGTCGCAGGTCGCCGGCGGGGTCTGGAGGTAGCCTCCGGCGCAGGTGGTCCGGGCCTCGTAGGTGTACCAGAACTGCGGCTGCGCCACCGCCGGCAGGACCGTACGACCGGTGTTGCGCGGCGAGTTGTTCACCGGGGCGCCGCAGTTGAACGGCTCCCCGGAGGTACGGGTGGCAAAGTCGTAGTCGATGTACGGCAGACTCGGCGAGTAGCAGTACGGCCAGCCGTAGTTGGCCGCCTTGTTGGTGGCGAACCACCGGCCGACGCCCTCCGGACCCCGGGTCGGGCTGGAGGTACGCGAGTCCGGCGAGTAGTCACCGACGTACACGAAGCCGTTGCTGTCCACGTCGAACCGGAACGGGTTGCGCAGGCCCATCAGGAAGATCTCCGGACGGGTCCGGTTGTCGTAGTCGGCGTTCTCCGGGAACAGGTTCCCGGCCGGGATGCTGTACGTACCATTTTCCTTGACCTTGAGTCGCAGCACCTTGCCGCGCAGGTCGTTGGTGTTGCCGGCGGAGCGCTGGGCGTCGTAGCCCGGCCCCTGGGTGGGCGACTCGTTGATCGGGACGAAGCCGTCCGAGCCGCTGGCGTTGGTGTCGTCACCGGTGATCAGGTAGACCAGACCCTTGCCGTCGAACTTCACCTTGCCGGCCACGTGGCAGCAGATGCCCCGGTCGGTGTCGACCCGGATGATCTGCTGCTCGGTCGACATGTCCAGTCGAGGGGTCGGCCCGTCGACGAACTTCACCCGGGACAGTTGGTTGTAGCCCTTGAACGCGTTCCAGACCGTCGGGTCGGTGCTGGTCGCCGGCGCGTCGCCCTCGTTGACACCGGGGGTGGCCGGGTTGTCCAACGGAGTGTTCAGCGGCGGCGAGTAGTAGATGTAGACCCACTTGCTGGTGGCGAAGTCGGGCGCGATCGTGATCGTCTGCAACCCGTCCTCGTCGTGCTGGTACACCGGCACGGTGGTGATCACCGGGCTGGCGCCGGTCGTCGGGTCGTACAGCCGGATCTCACCGCCACGGGTGTTGTGCAGCACCCGCCCGTCGGGCAGCACCGACAGCGACATCGGCTCGCCCGGCTCGTCGTTGAGGGTGACCTTCTCGTAGTTGCCGAGTACGGTCGCGCCGCAGTCGCCCTCGACCACGCCGGCCGCCCACTGGATGCCGCCGAGCAGGTGCTTCTTGAAACCACCAACCCGGTACGTCTCGATCGAATGGCCGAGGCCGGTGTAGAACGAACGACCGCCCTGGTAGTCCTTGCACCAGCTCACCGGGTGGTCGAAGCCCATCGTGCCGCCCGCGAAGCTCTTCTCCTGCGCGGTGGCGAGCACGTGCGACGTACCCCGGACGTTGCTGGAAAAGTTGTACCACTCCTCGGTCAGGGTCATCGTCTGCGGCGTCGCCTCGGTGGCCGGGTGCACCCGGTCGGCGACCTCGACCACACCGGCCTCGGTGCTGGCCACACCGGACGCCTTCGCGCCGACCAGGTTCTGGTAGAACGCCCAGTCCGGCTCGGTCTCCGCAGCCGCGTGCACGCCGACGTAACCGCCGCCGGCCTTGACGTACGACTCGAACGCCGCTTCCTGGCCGGGGTTGAGCACGTTGCCGGTGGTGTTGAGGAAGACCACCGCGCGGTAGTCCGCCAGGTTCTCGGCGGTGAACGCCGCCCCGTCCTGGGTGACCGTCGCGGTGAACCCGTTCGCCGAGGCCAAAGCCTGGATCGTACGCACACCGTCCGAGATGGACGGCCGGCGCGTACCGGCGGTCTTGGTGAAGACGAGTACCCGGTAGTCGTCCGGTGCACGGACCTCGGAGCGCAGGGCCGCCGGCCCGTTCTCGGCGGTGACCAGGCGTTCCTCGGCGGTGCCCGGATCGGGTGCGGCCGAGGCCGGAACGGCGACCAGGCCGGGGATGACGATGGTGGCGCCGGCCACGGCGGCGAGCCACCGGCGCAGGGGTCTTGTCATATGTTCCTCCGGGGGTGTGGAGCGGGCATGCGGCCGCACCCGTCGAACCGGACGCGCACGGGTCCGGTCCCGGTGGTTCGGTTGCCACAATGAGGTGTGCTGCCGCGTCCGTATGGATGGTGCGCGATCTCGCAGGACCCGTCACCGGCTGCCGACCGATGATTCCGGGATGCTGTCCGTTACCGGGTGGACGCGTGCGCCGGCACGACGATCCACGCTTCCTGCTGCTCGGGCCGGTCGTGCTGCACCGGTCCCGCCACCGCCGCGTGGGCGGAGGATCAGGGGCTCAGCCGCGCTGCGTCGGCCGAGAAAATCGGTACGGGAACTGGGCGGAGGGTTGGCCGCCTGTCGTACCGGGTCATCCGGCCGTGATGGGCCGGGGGAGCGTTGGCGGGCGGCTGGAGGCTGTCTTGTCCATGTCTCGCTACCTTCCTCGCGGCCGGAGCCGCGGCGACGATGCGGGAGTTGGCGGTGGGACAGTGGCGCCGCCGATGCGCAACTGAAACGTTTTTGTGTGCCCCGTACTGGGGTTTCGGGAGGTGCTCTGGCTGAAACAGAACCTTAATCCGTGGGCAACACGAAAGATAGACCCAAGACCAACTAACTTCCGTCGATCCCAACAGAAGTCCCCCCTCCCCCCGCACAAAAGCCCCCTCCCCCCTCCCCCTCCCCCCTCCCTCCCCCTCCCCCCGCGCGCGTCCCTACCCTCCCGCGATCTAGGGCAAATACGTGTTGTTTGATCTCTGCGCGCCACCATTTGCCCTAGATCGACGGGGAGGGGGGCGGGCGCGGCGGGGGGAGGGAGGGGGGAGGGGGAGGGAGGGGGGAGGGGCGGGGAGGGGGTGCGGGTTTGGGGGCGGGGTGGTATGGGGGTGTGCGCCTATGATGTTTGGGTGGTGTGTGTTTTGTGGAGTTGTCGGTGACGGATCGAGACGAGGTTGGGCACGGTGGTCAGAGGTAGGTTCATCCGGTTCGACGAGGCCCGTGGATACGGATTCATCACGCCTGACGGCGGTGGTGAGGACGTCTTCGTGCACGCGAATGTGTTGGGTGACGGGAAATACGCGTTCGTTCCGGGGATGCCGGTGGAGTTCGACGCGGTGGAGAGCGATCGGGGCATGAAGGCCCTCGCGGTCCGCATTCTCAAATCGGACCGGGCGGCGACGCCGGCCGGCAACGGGCTGTCCGGCGAGGTTTCGGTGGTGGAGCGTTCCGAGGACGACGGCATGTGTGACGTACTCACCCCGGCCGGCTTCCGGCACGAGGTGACCGAGCTGCTGCTCAATGCCGTGCCGACGATGACCGGGGCGCAGATCGTCCAGTTACGGCAGGGTCTCGTCGTGCTCGCCCAGCGACACGGCTGGGTGGAGCACTGACGGTACGCACATACGGGCGGGCGGGCAGCGGCGGGAGAGTCGCGACCCGCCCGCAGTTTGTGAAGGCGTATTTATAATGCTCGAATCTGCCGAAGACCCCTATTCTCCGGGTCATTCACCAGAATATGCGTACCGTCCGGGTAAGACAGTTCTCATCGGCATCACATTGACTTCAAATTGCCGTACTCCATAGATTTCCAGCTATTCGCGTCGCCGTGACCGTGGGTGTTCCGGGCGGCGTGTTCCGGCAGAAACAACTGGAGGCGGTTCATCATGGCAGAAATTCGCGCATTCCGGCGGGCGTTGGGCGTGGCGCTCGGCGGGCTGGTCGCGATCCCGGTCATACTCGTCGGATCCGCGGGGCCGGCGCAGGCCGCGCCGAACTGCGGTGCGGTGGTCACCGCCAGTACGACCGTCACCGCGAACCTGGTCGACTGCCCCGGTGACGGACTCGTGATCGGGGCCCACAACATCGTGCTCAACCTCAACGGCAGGACCATCGACGGCGTCGGGCTCGGCGTGGGCGTACACAACAACGGTTTCGACAGGGTGACCATCCGCAACGGTACGATCACCGGGTTCGACTACGGCGTCCGGCTCAACCCCGGCACCCTCGGGAACCTGGTCACCGCGATCACCGCCCGGCACAACGAGGTCGCCGGGGTGGAACTGGTCAACGCCGACACCAACAACCGGGTCATCGGCAATGTGCTGGAGTTCCAGTCGCAGCGCGGGATCGCCGTGCTCGGCGGTTCGACCGGCAACATCGTGCGCGGCAACACCGTACGGGAGAACCGGGACGGCATCTACGTCGAGAACTCGGCCAGCAACACCGTCGAGACCAACCAGGTGATCGACAGCAGTGACCGGGGAATCGAGGTGGTCGGCTCGCAACGGGTGACGCTGCGGTCCAACACCCTCACCGGCAGCGGGGACGCGGCACTCGCCCTGTCCGGCTCCAATCTCAACACCGTCGACAGCAACACCGTCACCGGCAGTGGCGACGCCGGAATTCTGCTCGGCACCGCACACGACAACCAGGTGCTCAACAACCGGGTCTCGGGCAGCGGCGACGCCGGGATCCTGCTCGACGTCGCGCACCGCAACACCGTACGGGCGAACAACCTGAACGTCAGCGCGCCCAACGCCAGCGGTATCGAGCTGATCGGGTCGAACAGCAACGTACTCCAGTCCAACACCGCCAACGCCCAGCTGAGCAGTGGTGTCGAACTACAGAACTCGGCCGCCAACCGGTTGCTGAGCAATACCGCGAACACGAACAACGGGGCCGGCATCTTCGTCACCGGCTCGGCCGAGACGGCGGGCAACGTACTCGACGGGAACACCACCAACGCCAACAACGGCAACGGCATCGTCGTCGACAACGCGGGCAACACGGTCCGGCGCAACATCGCCCGGAACAACAGTGGCTGGGGGATCTACGCCGCGCCGGGCAACACCGACGGCGGCGGCAACCGGGCCAGCGGCAACAGCCAGGTCGGCCAGTGTTACGGCGTGACCTGCACGGCATAAGCGAATCGGCTACGACCGAATCGGCTACGACCGAATCGGCTACGACCGAATCGGCTACGACCGGGGTGGTTCCGGGGGCGCGGTATATCGGCCGTCCGGAGCCGCCCCCGGCTGTTCCGGACGGCGGGCGCTTCCGCCTGCGGTCAGTGGGCGCTGACGGTCGGTGCCACTGACGGTCGGTGCCACTGACGGTCAGCGGGGCGGTTCGGGTTCGGTCACGTCGGCGACGGTGGCGTCGAGTGCGCGTACCGCCTCGTCGGCGTCGAGTGCGATGGCGACGCCCCGCTCGCCTGCGCCCAGGGTGATCCGCCGCCCGCGTACGCGTTCGTCGGCGACGACCGGCCAGGCGGTGGTCGCGCCGAACGGGGTGATGGTGCCGCGCTCGTACCCGGTCGCGTCCCTGGCCGTGCCGGCGTCGGGCAGCGAGAGCCGGTTGACGCCCAGCAGCGCGCGCAGCTTGGGCCAGGAGATGACCCGGTCACCCGGTACGAGTACGAAGACGTAGTCGTCGTCGCCCCGGCGGATCACGATCGTCTTCACGATGTCGGCGACCGCCAACCCGAGCGCGGCGGCGGCCTCGGCCACGCTGCCCACCGGCCCGTGTCGGATCACCTCGTACGTTACGGCGGCGGAGTCGAGAGCGGTGACGGCGGAGCCGGGCATGGCTGCACAGTACCTCCGGTCGGTGCGGCCGGTCGCGAGGTTCGGGAGGTGACGGCGTTCACCTGCCGATCCGAGGGAAGGCGGCATTCACCTGGCGATCCATCGGATGTCGATGTCCCGTCGGTAAGCCCGTGTCGATCCGGGAACACGGGCTTTGCCGGCCTACTTACCGACAGTGGTTGTGAAAGCGTTCAAAGTGCTGGTAGACATCGGATGTATCACGGCCGTTGGGTGCCCGAGAGCCGGATGAGTCACACCGCAGCGGACGGTCCGGCGGCGCTGGTGCAGCGTTGCCGCCACGCCGGGCGGTGCGGGTCGCCGACTCCGGTGGCGCCGCACTGGGAGCCTGTGAGCTGACTGTCCGCGCGGGCCGGAGGGGAACGAGCATGGCGCTCACCGACGAAGCGATCCACAAGATCAAAGAGATGATCGTCTCCGGCGAACTGCGCCCCGGCGACCGGCTGCCCAAGGAGGCCGACCTGGCCGACCGGCTGGGGCTGTCCCGCAATTCGCTGCGGGAGGCGGTCAAGGCGCTGTCGGTGATCCGCGTGCTTGACGTACGACAGGGCGACGGCACCTACGTGACCAGCCTCGACCCCGGTCTGCTGCTCGACGCGATGAGCTTCGTCGTCGATTTCCACCGCGACGACACGGTGCTCCAGTTCCTGGAGGTGCGTCGGATCCTGGAGCCGGCCGCCGCCGCGATGGCCGCCCAGCGGATGACCGAGGAGGGCATCGCCACCCTGCGTACGCTGCTCGACGGGTTGGGCGGTGAGCCGACAATCGACGCGCTGGTCGCCAACGACCTCGAATTCCATCGGCAGATCGCGGCGGGCGCCGGCAACGACGTGCTCTGCTCGCTGATCGACAGCCTCTCCGGACCGACCACCCGGGCCCGGATCTGGCGCGGCCTGACCCAGGAGAGTGCGGTCGCCCGCACCCGCGAGCAGCACGCGGCCATCCTCGACGCGATCGCCTCCCGGCAGCCCGAACTGGCCCGGTCCTGGGCCACCGTGCACGTGGCCGGCGTCGAGGAGTGGTTGCGCCGCGCGCTCTGAGCGCCGGCCCGCGTCCCGGTCGGTCCCGGACCGCTGCCGCAGGCTCGCGACGCCACCCGAGCGCCGGCGGTACGCGTCGAAGGCTGGTCACCGGTGGCTACCCTTCCGGCGTGTACCTCTCCGGCACCAGCTCCCCGGCATGACCATGCGGCCCCCGGCCCCGCTCCGGTCGCGTCCGGTGCAGTACGCCATCCTCTGTGGATACGTCGTGCTCCTTGCCGCGTGGGTGGTCGGCAGCCTCCGGCTCCGGGACACCGGTTACGGGCAGTCGGTGTATCTCGGCGGCATCCTGGTGATGATCATCGTCCAGTCGCTGTGGGCGTGGGTGAACGGCCGGGAACACTCGGGCAGCCGCCGGAGGACGGTCTTCGCCCCACCCCGCACCGACGGGCCGCCGGTCCTGGTCGCGCCCGCCCGTGCCTGGTGGCGTACGGACCGGTCCTGGCGGCTGTTCGCCGGTGTGGCGTTGATCCAATACTCGATTTTCACGCTGGGGCAGGACCTGTCCGAACTCGACTGGCTGCTCTGGGCGAGTGGCCTTGTCGTACTGCTCGCCGGGGTGGCCGTGGTCGGGACGATCGTGAGAATCCTGCTGGACATCCATCGGGGTGCGGATCTGGAGTTGCGGCCGGGCGGGGTGTCACTGCCCGGACTGACGGGTCGGCTGGAGGTGCCCTGGGCGGAGCTGCCGTCCGGCCGGTTGAGGGGACGCGGCCACACCGACCGGCTCGTCCTGCGGGTGCGGCGGCCGACGTCGAGCGGGCTGTTCCGTCGTCGCCGACCGGTGACCGTCTGGTTCGACCGGTACGCCGTCGCGCCGGAGCTTCTGACCGGTGCGATCCGGCACTACCTGGATCATCCCGAGCACCGCGCCGCCATCGGCACCGACGAGGAGTACGTGCGGCTCCACGTCCTTCTCCACCGAGAGCCGGATCCGGTGGGGTAGATGGCGGGGACTGATACTCCCTTGTCGTATTTCTGACCGGTAACCCTGGCCCGTTCGGCTGGGAGTCGACCGACTACAGGTCTTACGCTCTGCATCATGTTCGATACTCTCCGGCAGGACTTTCGGCGGAACCGGGACCCGTTGGTCCGGCTCGTGCTCGCGGTCTTCCGCTTCGGGCAGTGGACGGCTGCCCGGCGTACCGCCACGCGGCGGTGCTGGACCCTGCCGTACAAGGTGTTGAATCTGCTGGTCATCCGGCTCGGCACGAACAGCGACCTGCCCCGCGAGCTGAGCTGCGGCCCGGGGCTGCGCCTGTTCCACCCGTACGGGCTGGTGTTCCACCGGGATGCCCGGCTCGGGCGGAACGTGAGCATGTACCACCAGGTGACGATCGGGCGGCGGGACCACAGTGGTGAGCCGGTCATCGGCGACGAGGTGACGGTGGGCGCGGGCGCGACCGTACTCGGGCCGATCGTGATCGGGCGGGGCGCGAAGATCGGGGCCGGGGCCACGGTGCTGGACGACGTCCCGCCCGGCGGCCGGGCCCTCGGCCCAAGAGCGTCGGTCACAAGCCTCTCCACCACCAACCGACCGCCCCTACTCGACCCCGCACTCCCCCCAGACACCCCCCTCACAAACCCCAACTAGCACGCCCCGAGCACGCCCCGAGCACGCCCCGAGCACGCCCCGAGCACGCGCCGATCTTGGACTTGTGGCTGTACGCAAATCCGTACGAGTTTCCTAACTCGGGCACCACAAGTGCAAGATCGGCGACGAGAGTGAGGGGAGGGGGGAGGGGGGCTAGTGGACTACGGCTAGTGGGGAGTGGGTGTGGTGGAGTAGTTGTTGGCTGACCGAGCCGAGGACGAGTCCTCGGAAGCCGCCCTGGCCTCGGCTGCCGACCACCACCAGTTGGGCCTGCCGGCTCGCCTCGACCAGGACGGCGGTCGGGTGGCCGGGTACCACCTCGGCGGTGATCGGCAGGTCCGGGTACCGGTCCCGCCAGCCGGCCAGCTCCTCGTCCAGCGCGGCCAGCTCGTCCCGGCTGACGTCGGCCGGATCCGGGTCGGCCGGACGCCACGGCCGCCTCGGCTCATGCCGGGCCCGGATCGCGTGCACCGGGACCGCCCGGCTGAGCGCCCGCCGCACCGCCCAGTCCAGCGCGAGCCGGGCGTACGGCGAACCGTCCGTCCCGACCACGATCCGCCGCCGGCCGTGATCAGCACCCCGACCGGCATCCCGATCGGCGGCGACGGGGGCATCGGGAGGGTCGACGGTCGATGGGCGGACGATCACGACCGGGCACTGGGCGTGGGCGCTGACCGCGATCGTGGTCGAGCCCGCGAGCAGGCCGCTGAACCCGCCGTGTCCACGGCTGCCCAGCACCACCATCGCCGCGTCGGCGGAGCGCTGTCGCAGCCCGATCGCGGCCGGGGTGTCCAGCACCTCACCGCGTACGGTCAGGTCCGGGTGGGAGTCGGCGGCCTCGCTGACGGCGGCCGAGACCAGTTCCCCCACCTCCTGCCGGGTCGTGTCGTCCGGCCAGGTGCCCGGTCCGGGGCCGGGTCCGATCCAGCTGCCGGCGGTCATCCACTCGAAGGCGTACGCCAACCGGACCGGCGCCCCCGTCCGCGTGGCCTCGTCCAGCGCCCAGGCGAGCGCGAGCCGGGCTCCCTCGGAGCCGTCGTACCCGACCAGGATCGGCCGCTCACCCATGACTGCCCCGCTCATGGCTGCCCCTCATCCACGACCGCCCCCGCTCATGGCCGCCCCGCTCATGGCCGCCCCGCTCACGGCCGCCCCGCTCACGGCCCCCGCTCGTCACCGTCCCCGTTCCTCACCGTCCCCGTTCCTCACCGTCCCCGTTCCTCAGCGCCCCCGTTCCTCAGCGCCCCCGTTCCTCAGCGCCCCCGTTCCTCACCGCCCCGGCTCGTCCACCGCTCAGCCGCGGTTGCCGATCCAGCGCCATTCGGCTACCCGTGGCGCGTCCTCGCCGTACCGGCGGGTGTACTCGCGGCACTCCTGCCGGGCGTCGATCATGGATTGGCGCAGGTGTGCGGCTCGGGCGGCCAGGCCGGGCACCCGGTCGATCACGTCGACCACCAGGTGGAACCGGTCGAGCTGGTTGAGCATCACCATGTCGAACGGTGTGGTGGTGGTGCCCTCCTCCTGGTAGCCGCGTACGTGCAGGTTGTCGTGGTTGGCGCGGCGGTACGTCAGCCGGTGGATCAGCGCCGGATAACCGTGGTACGCGAAGATCACCGGCCGGTTCCGGGTGAAGATCGTGTCGAACTGGGCGTCCGGCAGCCCGTGTGGATGGGCTACCTCGGACTGGAGGCGCATCAGGTCGACCACGTTCACCACCCGTACCCGTAGTTCGGGCAGGTGCCGCCGGAGCAGGTCGGCGGCGGCCAGCGTCTCCAGGGTCGGTACGTCACCGGCGCACCCGAGCACCACGTCCGGCTCGGACCCGTCGTCGCTGCTGGCCCAGCCCCAGATCCCGAGCCCGCGCCGGCAGTGCAGCACCGCCTCGTCCATCGCCAGCCAGTTCGGGCCGGGCTGCTTGCCGGCGACCACCACGTTGATGTAGTGCCGGCTGCGCAGGCAGTGGTCCATCGTGCAGAGCAGGGTGTTGGCGTCCGGTGGCAGGTAGACCCGGACCACCTCGGCCTTCTTGTTCACCACGTGGTCGATGAAGCCCGGATCCTGGTGCGAGAAGCCGTTGTGGTCCTGCCGCCAGACATGACTGGACAGCAGGTAGTTCAGCGAGGCCAGCGGCTGCCGCCAGGCGATGTCGCGGGTCGTCTTGAGCCATTTGGCGTGCTGGTTGACCATCGAGTCGACGATGTGGATGAACGCCTCGTAGCTGGTGAAGACGCCGTGCCGACCGGTCAGCAGGTAACCCTCCAGCCAACCCTGACAGAGGTGTTCGGAGAGCACCTCCATCACCCGGCCGTCGGGGGAGAGGTGGTCGTCGTCCGGGCGTCGTTCGGCGACGAAGACCCGGTCGGTCACCTCGAAGACCGCCTCCAGCTTGTTCGAGGCCACCTCGTCCGGGCCGAACAGCCGGAACCGGTCCGGGTTGGCCACGATCACGTCGCGCAGCCACCGCCCGGTCGGGATGGTCGCCCCGGTCGCGGTGGCGCCGGGTTCCGGCACCGCCACGCCGTAGTCGCGGTAGTCGGGCAGCACCAGGTCGCGCAACACCTGGCCACCATTGGTACGCGGGTTCGCGCTCATCCGCAGGTCGCCGGCGGGCACCAGCTCGCACACCTCGGGTACGGGCGAACCGGTGGCGTCGAACAGCTCCTCGGGGTGGTAGCCGCGCAGCCAGCGCTCCAACTGGGCCAGGTGCTCCGGGTTGTCCCGTACCCCGGCCAGCGGGACCTGGTGGGCGCGGAAGGTCCCCTCGACCCGGCGGCCGTCGACCTCGCGCGGTCCGGTCCAACCCTTCGGCGTACGGAGCACGATCATCGGCCAGCGGGGGCGCTCGACCACGCCGGTGCTCCTGGCCCGGCCCTGGATGGTGGCGATCTCGTCCAGCGCCCGGTCCAGGGTGCCGGCGAGTTCCCGGTGCACCCGGTCCGGTTCGTCGCCGGCAACCACGTACGGCCGGTAGCCGTAGCCGTGCAGCACCGACAGCAGGTCCTGTTGCGGGATCCGGTCGAAGATCGACGGGTTGCCGATCTTGTAGCCGTTGAGGTGCAGGATCGGCAGTACGGCGCCGTCGCGGGCCGGGTTCAGGAAGACGTTCGACAGCCAGCTGCCGGCCAGTGGTCCGGTCTCCGCCTCGCCGTCGCCGATCACGCAGGCCACTATCAGGTCGGGGTTGTCGAACGCGGCGCCGTAGCCGTGCATCAGCGAGTAGCCGAGTTCGCCACCCTCGTGGATCGAGCCCGGCACCTCGGCGGCGACGTGGCTGGGGATGCCGCCGGGGAAGGAGAACTGCCGGAACAGTCGTTCCATCCCGCTCTCGTCCCGGTTGACCGACGGGTAACGCTCGCTGTAGGTCCCCTCCAGCCAGGTGTTGGCCACGATCGCCGGCCCACCGTGTCCGGGCCCGGTCACGTAGATCATTTGTAGTTGGCGCCGGACGATGGTCCGGTTCAGGTGCGCGTAGATCAGGTTCAGTCCGGGGCTGGTGCCCCAGTGGCCGAGCAGCCGGGGCTTGATCTGGGCCGCGGTCAGCGGCTCGCGCAGCAGCGGGTTGGCCATCAGGTAGATCTGGCCCACGGTCAGGTAGTTCGCCGCCCGCCAGTACGCGTTCAGCCGACGCAGCTCGTCGTCGGTCAGCGGGGCGTGCGGATCCAGGGCGGTGTCCATCGGCCTGAGCCTGCCGTCTGTCGGGTGCCCGCGCAGGCGGATCGGCGGATTGTTCCCCCGAGCGGGGACCCGCCCGCCCGTACCCACGCCTTCCGCCTACCGGGTACGGCGTTCAGGCCTGCACGTACAGGCCGTGCGGGGTGCGGACGATGACCACCGGGGTGGGCGAGTGGTAGAGCAGGGCCTGGCTGAGCGCACCGAGCATGCTGCGCGAGGGTTGCTCGCCGCGCATGCTGACCACCACGACCTCGGCCGAGCGCGACTCGTCGATCAGGATCTGTTTCGAGTCGCCGCTGCGCACCCGGGGGACGACCCGCACGTCCGGGTACTTCCGCCGCCACGGCACCAACGCGCTGTCGAGTTCGTCGGCCACCGAGTGGTCCGGCTCCTGCGCCGGATTGTCCGCCTCCCAGATCCGCAGGGCGACGAGTTCGGTCTCGCGCCAGGAGGCGGCGTCGAACGCGAAGCCGAGCGCGGTTTCCGTACCGACTCCGCAGTCGATGCCGACCAGCACCGGGCCCGACGGTGGGGAGCTTTCGCGTACGACCAGCACGCTGCACCCGGCGCGGGCGGCGACCTGAACCGACAGCGCCTCGATCGGTACGGCGGTCTGGCCGGAGAGCCCGCCGTCGCCGAGCACCATCAGCGCGGCGCTGCCCGATTCGCGCAGCAGGGTGGTCAGTGCCGGTCCCTCGATCAGCGCGCAGGACAGTCGTAGTTCCGGTGCGGCCTCGGTCGCGGTGTTGGCGGCCTCGTTGAGGAGATGTTCGGCGGGTGCGCGCAGTTCTCCTTCGAGCGGGGTGTCCGGGTCGGCGACCCAGTTGAAGGCGTGCACGATCCGTAACGTACGGCGGTGTGCCGCGGCCTCGTGGGCGGCCAGCCGGACGGCGGTCATGCTCTGCGCGGAGTTGTCCACCCCGACCACGACCGGTGCGTTCGCGGGCAGGCTCATCGTCGTCACCTCCGGGCCCGGTCGCCGGCAGCCGGGTGGCGGGCTGGCACGTTGCGTTTGGCTCCGGTACCGACAGTAGTGGCGGGTCCGGGTCGGCGGACCGGGTTCGGCGGGGTGGGTGGCTCGACCATCGGCCCGAACACATCCTGCTCGGCCTGCTGCGCGAGGGGGAGGGGCTGGCCGCGATGACCCTCGGTCGGGCCGGGCCGGACCTCGCCGAGCTGCGCCGCCAGGTGATCCACTCCCTCGGCGCGGCCGCCTGACGTACGCCGGACGAGCCCACGTCCGCCGCCGGCCGCGACCGGCGGCGGATGTGACGGTCCCACTACTGCCGACTGCAAGGTATGACATGGAGGATATGTATCTGCATCAATAGATTGGGGCTAGCGTGAGGCGCACTGACGGCGTTGCCGCACCGGACCGGGAACCGGCCGCAGCGTGTGCAGCGTTGCTCAACCCCCAA is a window of Micromonospora sp. NBC_01699 DNA encoding:
- a CDS encoding phosphoketolase family protein, with the translated sequence MDTALDPHAPLTDDELRRLNAYWRAANYLTVGQIYLMANPLLREPLTAAQIKPRLLGHWGTSPGLNLIYAHLNRTIVRRQLQMIYVTGPGHGGPAIVANTWLEGTYSERYPSVNRDESGMERLFRQFSFPGGIPSHVAAEVPGSIHEGGELGYSLMHGYGAAFDNPDLIVACVIGDGEAETGPLAGSWLSNVFLNPARDGAVLPILHLNGYKIGNPSIFDRIPQQDLLSVLHGYGYRPYVVAGDEPDRVHRELAGTLDRALDEIATIQGRARSTGVVERPRWPMIVLRTPKGWTGPREVDGRRVEGTFRAHQVPLAGVRDNPEHLAQLERWLRGYHPEELFDATGSPVPEVCELVPAGDLRMSANPRTNGGQVLRDLVLPDYRDYGVAVPEPGATATGATIPTGRWLRDVIVANPDRFRLFGPDEVASNKLEAVFEVTDRVFVAERRPDDDHLSPDGRVMEVLSEHLCQGWLEGYLLTGRHGVFTSYEAFIHIVDSMVNQHAKWLKTTRDIAWRQPLASLNYLLSSHVWRQDHNGFSHQDPGFIDHVVNKKAEVVRVYLPPDANTLLCTMDHCLRSRHYINVVVAGKQPGPNWLAMDEAVLHCRRGLGIWGWASSDDGSEPDVVLGCAGDVPTLETLAAADLLRRHLPELRVRVVNVVDLMRLQSEVAHPHGLPDAQFDTIFTRNRPVIFAYHGYPALIHRLTYRRANHDNLHVRGYQEEGTTTTPFDMVMLNQLDRFHLVVDVIDRVPGLAARAAHLRQSMIDARQECREYTRRYGEDAPRVAEWRWIGNRG
- a CDS encoding universal stress protein; its protein translation is MGERPILVGYDGSEGARLALAWALDEATRTGAPVRLAYAFEWMTAGSWIGPGPGPGTWPDDTTRQEVGELVSAAVSEAADSHPDLTVRGEVLDTPAAIGLRQRSADAAMVVLGSRGHGGFSGLLAGSTTIAVSAHAQCPVVIVRPSTVDPPDAPVAADRDAGRGADHGRRRIVVGTDGSPYARLALDWAVRRALSRAVPVHAIRARHEPRRPWRPADPDPADVSRDELAALDEELAGWRDRYPDLPITAEVVPGHPTAVLVEASRQAQLVVVGSRGQGGFRGLVLGSVSQQLLHHTHSPLAVVH
- a CDS encoding universal stress protein produces the protein MSLPANAPVVVGVDNSAQSMTAVRLAAHEAAAHRRTLRIVHAFNWVADPDTPLEGELRAPAEHLLNEAANTATEAAPELRLSCALIEGPALTTLLRESGSAALMVLGDGGLSGQTAVPIEALSVQVAARAGCSVLVVRESSPPSGPVLVGIDCGVGTETALGFAFDAASWRETELVALRIWEADNPAQEPDHSVADELDSALVPWRRKYPDVRVVPRVRSGDSKQILIDESRSAEVVVVSMRGEQPSRSMLGALSQALLYHSPTPVVIVRTPHGLYVQA